In Synechococcus sp. CC9616, the following are encoded in one genomic region:
- the rpsJ gene encoding 30S ribosomal protein S10 — protein MSTAIAQQKIRIRLKAFDRRMLDLSCEKIIETADNTAATAIGPIPLPTKRKIYCVLRSPHVDKDSREHFETRTHRRIIDIYSPSAKTIHALMKLDLPSGVDIEVKL, from the coding sequence ATGTCCACTGCCATCGCTCAGCAGAAAATCCGCATTCGCCTCAAGGCGTTCGATCGCCGCATGCTGGATCTTTCCTGCGAAAAAATCATCGAGACGGCCGACAACACCGCTGCAACAGCGATCGGTCCGATTCCATTGCCAACCAAGCGCAAGATCTACTGCGTTCTTCGTTCTCCCCACGTGGACAAGGACTCAAGGGAGCACTTTGAAACCCGCACGCATCGACGGATCATCGATATCTACAGCCCTTCAGCCAAGACGATCCACGCGCTGATGAAGCTCGATCTCCCAAGTGGTGTGGACATTGAGGTGAAGCTTTGA